A region of Dictyostelium discoideum AX4 chromosome 1 chromosome, whole genome shotgun sequence DNA encodes the following proteins:
- a CDS encoding leucine-rich repeat-containing protein (Similar to LRR), which produces MVHFKRKSEPILGNFKDNGERDTNLAGGSSSNNNINNINNNNNINNINNNNNNNINNSNKNNNNNNNNNNNNNNNNNNNNNNYNNNNNNNNNNNNNIITNSPPLSRSTGVEKPPPPPPETKPKRPLSFSVYTLSPPPLYPSSNLSTSKSSSTLSVSNQQQQQQQKQQQHQALQHQFLHPPTLPSHHYNLTPPITPSKSPNSSNLSSPNSSLPTTPPSISGLSIAPPTVTPQFKMPPKSNSVIYSVVYDKTSSNLENIDEELYTRLSTQRLLLGRNKLTEIPERIGELQRLTSIDLSYNRLTHVPVSISTLQDLISLSLTGNKFMIPATPENIEIQNSKKSHTHHDRSELTTIDENIDENNFENNDFINNENNNTDDNDDSNKIEEEEEEQKPNSVEKLKENENDIVNNDQLKSIKKDENEEEKLENVEENIIDSKNISLPPLSINDESSSNNNNNSNNINNSDNNNNNNNNNNNNNNNNNNNNNNNSDIASKENNNITTNEENNENNENNKICGGIPWELCYNSNLKKIDLGSNQSNDDKWEGGNILPSNLFWYTQVESFLAPFCQLVSISSDIQHLESLTYLDISNNHLTELPIELGQLVYLTTFIANDNYIKCIPPNLFTTHQQLSESIRTIDLSNNEIQEIPDDFSYLLYLENLNLSNNQISTIPNSLFQGVDEDLGLFSLKSLKLRGNKLDELPSNFFLTCASTLKYLDLSFNNLSILPNNGLKYLDQLSTCLLFNNSLKTIPNEFFEQIDDDDDNNKNNNNNNNNNNNNNNNNNNNNNNDIKPNLTNLNLSGNKLTEISKDIWKCKSLVNLSLGYNDIKLIEFPSNLVLYSLEELYLNGNKSIKFKSFEQQDDNNNNSNNNSCNPDFPILRELCLGSCELKEIPTFCKENLKSLEKLDLSNNQLICLPEWIGEFEHLLVLYLSRNQISTLPYKEFKNLKNLIILDLSMNNQLILDQSIYKTLKDTSIITTPSLIDQSLINNNNNNNNNNNNNNNDNDIQNNNSSGGGGSSAIFSSSSGSSSSSGSDIILPTQKRLSNTPPQSKNPLSISSSSIPESSSGGSGGTSANSSNNNDKQQQQQNINENNKHEVIITKSKRFEMSFSDMIGRRPSMEDSFSIFGSFNDGSGDDYDLISLFDGHAGSRAATYSSEWFPKIMKSLMNIYPSLPPLQWLKQAYNEISLQFKMYINNERPDLKYCGATAASLLITRDFYCVSNIGDTRIVLCQKDGTAKRLSFDHKPSDPSETKRISRLGGFVVSNQHTSRVNGTLAVSRSIGDIYMEPFVVPDPYLSQTNRNFEMDKYLIVACDGIWDEISDQQACNIVLNSNSTDEACTKLKDYAYFSGSDDNITVIVIKL; this is translated from the exons atggttcattttaaaagaaaatctGAACCAATTTtgggtaattttaaagataatgGTGAAAGAGATACTAATTTAGCTGGTGGATCatcttctaataataatataaataatattaataataataataatataaataatattaataataataataataataatattaataatagtaataaaaataataataataataataataataataataataataataataataataataataataataataattataataataataataataataataataataataataataatattattacaaattcaccaccattatcaagAAGTACTGGTGTTGaaaaaccaccaccaccaccaccagaaACCAAACCTAAAAGACCACTATCATTTTCAGTTTATACACTATCACCACCTCCACTTTATCCAagttcaaatttatcaacatcaaaatcatcatcaacattgtCTGTatcaaatcaacaacaacaacaacaacaaaaacaacaacaacaccaagcACTACAACACCAATTTTTACATCCACCAACATTACCATCAcatcattataatttaacACCACCAATAACACCAAGCAAATCACCAAActcatcaaatttatcatcacCCAATTCATCATTACCAACCACACCTCCCTCCATCAGTGGTTTATCAATTGCACCTCCCACAGTAACCCCACAATTTAAAATGccaccaaaatcaaattctgTCATTTACTCTGTAGTTTATGATAA aacgagttcaaatttagaaaatattgATGAAGAATTATATACAAGATTATCAACacaaagattattattaggtagaaataaattaacagAGATACCAGAACGTATTGGAGAATTACAAAGATTAACATCGATTGATCTCTCTTATAATAGATTAACACATGTTCCagtttcaatttcaacattacaggatttaatatctttatcaTTAACTGGTAATAAATTTATGATACCTGCAACACcagaaaatattgaaattcaaaattcaaaaaaatctCATACTCATCATGATCGTTCTGAACTAACTACtattgatgaaaatatagatgaaaataattttgaaaataatgattttattaataatgaaaataataatactgatGATAACGATGATAGTAACAAAatagaagaagaagaagaggaacaAAAACCAAACAgtgttgaaaaattaaaagaaaatgaaaatgatatagTCAATaatgatcaattaaaatcaataaaaaaagatgaaaatgaagaagaaaaacttgaaaatgttgaagaaaatattattgatagtaaaaatatttctttaccaccattatcaattaatgatgaaagtagtagtaataataataataatagtaataatattaataatagtgataataataataataataataataataataataataataataataataataataataataataataataatagtgatatagcttcaaaagaaaataataatattacaactAATGAAGagaataatgaaaataatgaaaataataaaatttgtggTGGTATACCATGGGAATTATgttataatagtaatttgaaaaagatagATTTAGGatcaaatcaatcaaatgatgataaatgGGAAGGTGGAAATATATTACCaagtaatttattttggtaTACTCAGGTTGAAAGTTTTTTAGCACCATTTTGTCAACTTGTTTCAATTAGTAGTGATATTCAACATTTGGAATCATTGACATATTTagatattagtaataatcaTTTAACAGAGTTACCAATTGAATTGGgtcaattggtttatttgaCCACTTTTATAGCAAATGATAACTATATCAAATGTATACCACCCAATTTATTTACAACACATCAACAGTTATCAGAATCAATACGTACcattgatttatcaaataatgaaattcaaGAGATACCTGATGATTTCTCATATTTACTTTATTTggagaatttaaatttatcgaATAATCAAATCTCTACCATACCAAATTCCTTATTTCAAGGTGTTGATGAGGATTTAGGTTTATTctctttaaaatctttaaagtTACGTGGAAATAAATTGGATGAATTACCTtcgaatttctttttaacttGTGCTTcaactttaaaatatttagatttatcatttaataatttatcaattttaccaaataatggtttaaaatatttagatCAATTATCaacttgtttattatttaataattctttaaaaacaattccaaatgaattttttgaacaaattgatgatgatgatgataataataagaataataataataataataataataataataataataataataataataataataataataataatgatattaaaccaaatttaaCAAACTTAAATTTATCTGGTAATAAATTAAcagaaatttcaaaagatattTGGAAATGTAAATCATTAGTTAATTTATCTTTAGGttataatgatattaaattaattgaattccCTTCAAATTTAGTACTTTATTCTTTAGAAgaactttatttaaatggtaataaatcaattaaatttaaatcatttgaacaacaagatgataataataataatagtaataataatagttgtaATCCAGATTTTCCAATTCTAAGAGAATTATGTTTAGGATCAtgtgaattaaaagaaataccAACATTTtgtaaagaaaatttaaaaagtttagaaaaattagatttatcaaataatcaattaatttgtttaccAGAATGGATTGGTGAATTTGAAcatttattagtattatattTATCAAGAAATCAAATTTCAACTTTACcatataaagaatttaaaaatttaaaaaatttaataattttagatttatcaatgaataatcaattaatattagaTCAATCAATATATAAAACACTTAAAGATACTTCAATTATAACAACACCTTCATTAATTGAtcaatctttaattaataataataataataataataataataataataataataataatgataatgatattcaaaataataatagtagtggtggcggtggtagtagtgcaatttttagtagtagtagcggtagtagtagtagtagtggtagtgataTAATATTGCCAACACaaaaaagattatcaaaTACACCACCTCAATCAAAGAATCctttatcaatatcatcatcttcaataCCCGAATcaagtagtggtggtagtggtggtacaTCAgctaatagtagtaataataatgataaacagcaacaacaacaaaatattaatgaaaataataaacatgaagttataataacaaaatcaaaaagattTGAAATGTCATTTTCAGATATGATTGGACGTAGACCATCAATGGAGGATTCATTTAGTATTTTTGGATCATTTAATGATGGTAGTGGtgatgattatgatttaatatcattGTTTGACGGTCATGCAGGTTCAAGAGCTGCAACCTATAGTAGTGAATGGTTCCCAAAGATAATGAAATCATTAATGAATATTTATCCATCACTACCACCATTACAATGGTTAAAACAAGCATACAATGAAATATCACTACAATTTAAAatgtatataaataatgaaagaccagatttaaaatattgtgGTGCAACTGCTGCTTCATTGTTAATTACTCGTGACTTTTATTGTGTTTCAAATATTGGTGATACTAGAATTGTACTTTGTCAAAAGGATGGTACTGCAAAGAGATTATCATTCGATCATAAACCTTCTGATCCTTCAGAAACAAAAAGAATCTCAAGATTGGGTGGATTCGTAGTTTCAAATCAACATACTAGTCGTGTCAATGGTACTTTGGCTGTATCACGTTCAATCGGTGATATCTATATGGAGCCATTCGTCGTTCCTGATCCTTATTTATCTCAAACTAATCGTAATTTTGAAAtggataaatatttaattgtcGCTTGTGATGGTATTTGGGATGAAATCTCTGATCAACAAGCTTGTAATATTGTtctaaattcaaattcaaccgATGAAGCTTgtacaaaattaaaagattatgCTTATTTCTCTGGTTCTGATGATAATATTACtgtaattgtaattaaattataa